In Exiguobacterium sibiricum 7-3, a genomic segment contains:
- the asnA gene encoding aspartate--ammonia ligase, with protein MTTLVSMKQTQEAITLVKKRFEEQFSAQLGLTRVEAPLFVESTLGVNDHLNGIERVIRFDAIDHQAELEIVQSLAKWKRQALHTYGFSKGEGLYTLMHAIRRDEVLDETHSIHVDQWDWERVITKEERTIDYLQTTVRAIYESIRQVEREVEEKLAIEAILPETIHFMTTQDLEDAYPSLSTKERETEVTKEYGAVFLMQIGGALASGEKHDGRAADYDDWTLNGDILVHHPEIGAFELSSMGIRVDRETLLAQIETTGEHAKLDFPFHQGVLEEKLPLTIGGGIGQSRMAMFLLKKRHIGEVQASVWSEETRVSYREQGVHLL; from the coding sequence ATGACAACACTCGTATCGATGAAACAGACACAGGAAGCCATCACACTCGTAAAAAAACGCTTTGAGGAGCAATTCTCAGCACAACTTGGATTAACACGCGTCGAAGCGCCATTATTCGTCGAAAGCACACTCGGAGTCAACGATCATCTAAACGGAATCGAACGCGTCATCCGCTTTGATGCGATTGACCATCAGGCAGAACTCGAAATCGTTCAATCTCTTGCGAAGTGGAAACGCCAAGCACTCCACACGTACGGATTCTCAAAAGGCGAAGGCTTATACACATTAATGCATGCCATCCGTCGTGATGAAGTATTGGATGAAACCCATTCGATTCATGTCGATCAGTGGGACTGGGAACGGGTCATCACAAAAGAAGAGCGGACGATTGACTATCTGCAAACGACGGTTCGTGCGATTTATGAATCAATTCGTCAAGTGGAACGTGAAGTCGAAGAGAAGCTCGCGATCGAAGCGATTTTGCCGGAGACGATCCATTTCATGACGACACAAGATCTTGAAGATGCGTACCCGAGTCTTTCGACAAAAGAGCGGGAGACGGAAGTGACGAAAGAGTATGGTGCAGTCTTCTTGATGCAGATCGGCGGTGCGCTGGCATCCGGAGAAAAACATGATGGTCGAGCGGCTGACTATGATGACTGGACGCTCAACGGTGATATTTTAGTCCACCATCCGGAAATCGGGGCGTTCGAACTTTCGTCGATGGGTATCCGTGTTGATCGGGAGACGTTACTGGCACAGATCGAAACAACAGGCGAACATGCGAAACTTGATTTCCCGTTCCATCAGGGTGTATTGGAAGAGAAACTTCCGCTGACGATTGGTGGAGGAATCGGACAATCCCGGATGGCGATGTTCCTCTTGAAGAAACGTCATATCGGTGAAGTTCAAGCATCGGTCTGGTCGGAAGAAACACGCGTGTCGTACCGTGAGCAAGGTGTGCACCTGCTGTAA
- a CDS encoding alpha/beta fold hydrolase encodes MIDVTIDHTHWIASDGYTTTMHLLEANAPKGIVIVFHGMMEHGARYQEFAEFLYAHHYHTVIPDLRCFGTRAQQLDSLGHLEPEYGFAQLMQDAEELVYDIKDRYPDLPVFVFGHSFGSLISRRLGQTLGHELAGVIASGPPTDSGLLGTVSQKIVGRLIEQTSSQHPAEALSKFIFGRYNLRFFPALSPNAWLSSDPQSVLRYDEDPLSGQTVTLGFFHELLAATKSVNSLAHLYQHPRHLPLLLIAGEDDPVAFDGKGIHTLFDAYNRVRVEGVQLTVYRGLRHELFHEFERIRVFADIAGWLNKQVGSHSLSSMRKQGHQ; translated from the coding sequence ATGATAGATGTGACAATCGACCATACACACTGGATCGCATCAGACGGCTACACGACGACGATGCATCTGCTAGAAGCTAACGCTCCAAAAGGAATCGTCATTGTTTTTCATGGAATGATGGAGCACGGTGCGCGCTATCAAGAGTTTGCCGAGTTCCTTTATGCCCATCATTACCACACGGTCATTCCGGATTTACGCTGTTTCGGTACACGTGCGCAACAACTGGACTCGCTCGGACATCTGGAGCCGGAATACGGTTTTGCGCAGTTGATGCAGGATGCTGAAGAACTGGTTTACGATATCAAGGACCGTTATCCGGATTTACCGGTTTTCGTGTTTGGTCACAGCTTCGGTTCACTCATTTCAAGACGCCTTGGCCAAACGCTTGGACATGAGTTAGCAGGCGTCATTGCAAGCGGTCCTCCGACGGACAGTGGATTACTCGGAACCGTCAGTCAAAAAATTGTCGGACGACTCATTGAACAAACTTCTTCTCAGCACCCGGCAGAAGCACTCAGCAAGTTCATTTTTGGTCGGTATAACTTACGTTTCTTCCCGGCACTTTCACCGAATGCCTGGTTATCCTCCGACCCTCAATCGGTCTTACGTTACGATGAAGATCCTTTGTCAGGACAAACCGTGACACTCGGCTTTTTTCACGAGTTACTGGCGGCGACCAAATCCGTCAATTCATTGGCTCACCTGTACCAACATCCGCGTCACTTACCCTTGCTGCTGATAGCCGGAGAAGATGATCCGGTTGCTTTTGACGGCAAAGGAATCCACACCCTGTTTGATGCCTATAACCGTGTTCGTGTTGAAGGGGTCCAACTCACGGTCTACCGCGGATTGCGGCATGAGTTATTCCACGAGTTTGAGCGGATTCGGGTTTTTGCGGATATCGCGGGTTGGCTGAATAAGCAAGTCGGATCACATTCTCTTTCCTCCATGCGTAAACAAGGACATCAATAA
- a CDS encoding DedA family protein, with protein MLEWLFSAGESNLWLFLGIMILGLGTELIPAEVGLPVLGLYVSNGTIGWTAAVLIGFLGSLMGATLFYFLGRYAGRPILIRYGKWLMIKEREIVQGERIVSKYGSWSALFGRFFPVVRSVVSIPCGLFNLSFKRYLLASSIGLFPVSFFYVWLGEKFGVERAESMLKGLEQELWWILGIIVVGIIGYILYRRFKSKR; from the coding sequence ATGTTAGAATGGTTGTTCTCAGCCGGAGAGTCGAATCTCTGGCTGTTTTTAGGAATTATGATTCTGGGGCTCGGGACGGAATTAATTCCGGCTGAAGTCGGTTTGCCGGTACTCGGTCTCTATGTTTCGAACGGAACGATTGGATGGACTGCAGCCGTCTTGATTGGTTTCCTCGGCAGTCTGATGGGGGCGACGTTATTTTATTTTCTCGGTCGTTATGCCGGACGTCCAATTTTGATTCGCTACGGAAAATGGTTAATGATTAAGGAACGGGAAATCGTTCAAGGAGAACGGATCGTATCGAAATACGGTTCCTGGTCAGCATTGTTTGGCCGATTTTTCCCAGTTGTTCGTTCTGTCGTTTCCATTCCGTGTGGTTTATTTAATTTGTCTTTCAAACGTTACTTACTGGCCTCAAGCATTGGGTTATTCCCGGTGTCATTCTTCTATGTGTGGTTGGGAGAAAAGTTTGGAGTGGAGCGGGCAGAGTCCATGTTGAAAGGACTCGAACAGGAGTTATGGTGGATTCTCGGTATTATCGTCGTCGGAATCATCGGATACATTTTGTATCGCCGCTTTAAATCAAAGCGTTAA
- a CDS encoding formate--tetrahydrofolate ligase, whose product MEKTIRSDLEIAQQTILRPISEIAEHIGLTDADYDTYGKYKAKLTDGLAERLATKTDGKLILVTAINPTAAGEGKSTVTVGLGQALHRLNHKTMICLREPSLGPTMGLKGGACGGGYSQVLPMEEINLHFTGDMHAITSAHNTISALLDNHLHQGNDLRIDPRRVTWKRVLDLNDRALRQITIGLGGPAHGVPRQDGFDITVASEIMAVLCLADSITDLEERISRIVLAYSYDQQPITVQDIEASGAATLLLKEAFRPNLVQTVEGTPALIHGGPFANIAHGCNSLIATRTALKLSDYVVTEAGFGADLGAEKFFNIKSRIGNLHPDAVVIVATVRALKMHGGVAKNQLAEENLSALVEGLALLEKHVETMDLFGVPAVVALNRFSSDTDTERDTVLEWCRERNIRVAESEVFSQGGAGGEVLAEQVFEALKEESQFTPLYPSELPLTQKIERIAKRVYGAADVHFEEKALRELERCTENGLGHLPICMAKTPFSLTDDPSKYGRVEGFTITVREIKPSIGAGFIVALTGNVLTMPGLPKTPAANKMGISEDGTIYGLS is encoded by the coding sequence ATGGAAAAAACCATTCGTTCTGATTTAGAAATTGCCCAACAAACAATTCTACGACCGATTTCCGAAATCGCTGAACATATCGGATTGACCGATGCAGATTATGATACGTACGGAAAATACAAAGCGAAGTTGACGGACGGACTAGCTGAACGATTGGCGACGAAGACGGACGGGAAACTGATTCTTGTCACGGCGATTAATCCGACGGCTGCCGGAGAAGGAAAATCGACAGTAACGGTCGGACTTGGTCAAGCGCTGCACCGCCTCAATCATAAAACGATGATCTGTTTACGCGAACCGTCGCTCGGACCGACGATGGGATTAAAAGGCGGAGCGTGCGGTGGTGGTTACAGTCAAGTCTTGCCGATGGAAGAGATTAATCTTCATTTTACGGGCGACATGCATGCCATCACATCAGCTCACAATACAATCAGTGCTCTGCTCGATAATCATCTCCATCAAGGGAACGACTTACGGATCGATCCGCGTCGCGTTACGTGGAAACGTGTCCTTGACCTCAATGACCGGGCCTTACGACAAATTACAATTGGACTCGGTGGACCGGCTCATGGTGTTCCGCGTCAAGATGGATTTGATATTACGGTCGCTTCGGAAATCATGGCCGTTCTCTGTCTCGCCGATTCCATTACCGATTTAGAAGAACGGATCAGCCGGATTGTTCTCGCGTATTCGTACGATCAACAACCGATTACAGTTCAGGATATCGAAGCTTCTGGTGCTGCAACATTACTTTTAAAAGAAGCCTTCCGTCCAAACCTCGTCCAAACGGTCGAAGGTACGCCGGCTTTGATCCATGGTGGACCGTTCGCCAATATTGCCCACGGCTGTAACTCGCTGATTGCGACACGTACTGCCTTGAAGCTGAGTGATTATGTCGTCACGGAAGCAGGATTCGGAGCAGATCTCGGAGCTGAAAAATTCTTTAACATTAAATCCCGGATCGGTAATCTGCATCCGGATGCGGTTGTCATCGTTGCGACCGTACGTGCGTTAAAAATGCACGGTGGCGTTGCAAAAAATCAGTTGGCGGAAGAAAATTTATCCGCTTTGGTCGAAGGATTGGCTTTGCTCGAGAAGCACGTCGAGACAATGGATTTGTTCGGCGTGCCGGCCGTTGTCGCCTTGAACCGTTTCTCGAGTGATACCGATACAGAGCGCGATACGGTGCTCGAATGGTGTCGTGAACGTAATATCCGTGTCGCTGAAAGTGAAGTATTCAGCCAAGGCGGGGCCGGTGGAGAAGTACTGGCCGAACAGGTATTTGAAGCTTTGAAAGAAGAAAGTCAATTTACTCCGCTTTATCCGTCTGAACTGCCGCTGACACAAAAAATCGAACGGATTGCCAAACGGGTCTATGGCGCAGCAGATGTCCACTTTGAAGAAAAGGCATTACGCGAGCTTGAGCGCTGCACCGAGAACGGACTGGGCCATTTACCGATTTGTATGGCGAAAACGCCTTTCTCGTTAACAGATGATCCAAGCAAATACGGACGTGTCGAAGGATTTACGATTACTGTCCGCGAAATCAAACCATCCATCGGTGCGGGGTTCATCGTCGCCTTGACCGGGAATGTATTAACCATGCCGGGTTTACCGAAAACACCGGCTGCCAATAAGATGGGAATTTCTGAAGACGGAACCATATACGGACTTTCTTAA
- a CDS encoding carbohydrate ABC transporter permease codes for MSTAQPLPKPELTPEKPAPKKRGRYSVRLGTVEIAALLMGLLYMIPFYYVVSNSFKTQGDIFTNTSGLPKEWITSNYTDAWEAMNFGKVFLNSVIITVGANAIIVIFCSMAAWKLVRTKSRLSTIIFFLFVAAMIIPFQSIMIPLSKLSGDLGLQNSYWGLILMYLGFGSGLSIFLYHGFMKSIPEEIEEAAIIDGCSQWGVFWRIVFPLLKPITVTIVILNTLWIWNDFLLPSLMLRDVELRTIPLATFYFFGQYTKQWDLALPGLILGIIPLLLFFFAMQKQIIQGITSGSIK; via the coding sequence ATGAGTACCGCACAACCTTTACCGAAACCGGAACTGACGCCGGAGAAACCGGCACCGAAAAAGCGTGGTCGTTATTCCGTGCGTCTTGGAACCGTGGAGATTGCCGCACTATTAATGGGTTTACTGTACATGATTCCATTTTATTATGTGGTTTCAAATTCATTTAAGACACAGGGTGACATCTTTACGAATACATCGGGGCTTCCGAAAGAATGGATCACCTCGAACTATACAGATGCCTGGGAAGCGATGAATTTCGGAAAAGTTTTTCTGAACTCTGTCATCATTACCGTCGGTGCAAATGCGATTATTGTCATTTTTTGTTCGATGGCTGCATGGAAACTCGTTCGGACGAAAAGTCGGTTATCGACAATCATCTTTTTCTTATTTGTCGCGGCGATGATCATCCCGTTCCAATCGATTATGATTCCGTTATCGAAGCTGTCGGGTGACCTCGGTCTGCAAAACAGTTATTGGGGTCTGATTTTGATGTATCTTGGTTTTGGTTCCGGGTTATCAATTTTCTTGTATCACGGATTCATGAAGTCGATCCCGGAGGAGATTGAAGAGGCAGCCATCATTGACGGTTGTTCGCAGTGGGGAGTCTTTTGGCGGATCGTGTTCCCATTGCTTAAACCGATTACGGTGACGATTGTCATCTTGAACACACTGTGGATTTGGAATGATTTCTTGTTGCCATCACTCATGTTGCGTGATGTCGAACTGCGGACGATTCCGCTCGCGACGTTCTATTTCTTCGGTCAGTATACGAAGCAGTGGGACTTGGCACTGCCGGGACTGATCCTCGGAATTATTCCGCTGTTACTCTTCTTCTTCGCGATGCAAAAACAAATTATTCAAGGAATTACGAGTGGTTCAATCAAATAA
- a CDS encoding carbohydrate ABC transporter permease, translating into MAVSNKKKVKRGLEFWMFVGPVFLVFAVIVLVPFFNGVMYSFTDWNGITGELNWIGFDNYVRLFTVDEQFQQSFWLTTKYTVVAVILTNLVGFILAFLLTQNIRTRNFLRTIFFMPNLIGGLILGFVWQFIYVKGFASIGELTGWSLFELPWLGDARTGFWGIVIVSIWQGGGYIMVIYIAALQNVPQELIEAAKIDGANRLSTLRNITIPLIMPSVTICLFLTISWSFKLFDTNLSLTNGGPFKSTEMLALNIYKESFTNNNLGLGSAKAIIFFVVVAAITVTQVYLTKKREVEA; encoded by the coding sequence ATGGCAGTAAGCAATAAGAAAAAAGTAAAGCGCGGACTTGAATTTTGGATGTTTGTCGGACCCGTCTTTTTGGTGTTCGCAGTGATTGTTCTCGTACCTTTTTTTAATGGTGTCATGTATTCATTCACGGACTGGAACGGGATTACCGGCGAATTAAATTGGATTGGATTTGACAACTATGTGCGTCTCTTTACAGTGGATGAACAGTTTCAGCAGTCCTTTTGGCTGACGACGAAATATACCGTCGTTGCCGTGATTTTAACGAATTTAGTCGGATTCATCTTAGCGTTTTTACTCACGCAAAATATTCGGACACGAAACTTCTTACGGACGATTTTCTTCATGCCAAACTTGATTGGTGGATTGATTCTCGGATTCGTCTGGCAGTTTATTTATGTTAAAGGATTTGCGTCGATTGGTGAACTGACAGGATGGAGTTTATTCGAACTCCCTTGGCTTGGTGATGCCCGAACCGGTTTTTGGGGCATTGTCATCGTCTCAATCTGGCAAGGCGGAGGATATATCATGGTTATTTACATCGCTGCCCTGCAAAATGTCCCGCAGGAGCTGATTGAAGCAGCAAAAATTGATGGAGCCAATCGATTATCCACGTTGCGGAATATTACGATTCCGCTGATTATGCCATCCGTAACGATTTGCCTGTTCTTGACGATTTCTTGGTCCTTTAAATTATTCGATACGAACTTATCGCTGACAAATGGTGGTCCGTTCAAATCGACAGAAATGCTTGCGCTGAACATCTATAAAGAATCGTTTACAAATAACAATCTGGGTCTCGGTTCTGCTAAAGCGATCATCTTCTTTGTCGTCGTTGCCGCGATCACGGTCACCCAAGTCTATTTGACGAAAAAACGGGAGGTGGAAGCATGA
- a CDS encoding potassium/proton antiporter, giving the protein MSLQFTILLIGLLLFTAVWTTKLSSRLNIPALLIFIALGMIAGSDITGFIRFDDAELAQLLGTVALIVILFEGGLQTAWKEVKTELAPSLSLATFGVFIATTIVAVASHYILGFSWANAFLLGAIVGSTDAAAIFSVLSGQSVRRKVGSTLELESGTNDPMAVFLTVFFLEFVTNPKDASLVSGLTSLVWEMMIGLLLGLFIGWIASTLLNRIDLSSSSFYPILLMSFAFLSFGIADTVHASGFLAVYVTAIYISNHELVYRQTLVRFTMSMAHLAQIGMFIVLGLLVFPKQLLDPQVILSSIALALILIFIARPVSVWLSLLPFKYSWQEKVFVSFAGLKGAVPIILATYPLVAGIDNAGIIFNIVFFTVLLSTLIQGSMLTFLADRLHLNETGSSTIQTVIEFMSIGKPNAEIIELTIPNSHPFVGKAISDIDLPQEFLITAIIRDDQIVTPRGDTIFEGRDQLLLLTPKHRIKTLKRFLFPQKEMTKKS; this is encoded by the coding sequence ATGTCCCTACAATTCACGATTTTATTGATTGGTTTATTGTTATTCACGGCAGTCTGGACGACGAAATTATCCAGTCGCCTTAACATTCCCGCTCTCTTGATTTTCATCGCACTTGGTATGATTGCCGGTAGTGATATTACCGGTTTCATTCGATTCGATGATGCGGAGCTGGCACAATTGCTTGGTACCGTCGCTTTAATTGTCATCTTATTCGAAGGGGGACTTCAGACCGCCTGGAAAGAAGTCAAAACGGAGCTTGCGCCTTCCCTTTCACTTGCGACGTTTGGTGTCTTCATCGCGACGACGATTGTCGCTGTCGCCTCCCACTACATTCTCGGCTTCAGCTGGGCCAATGCCTTCTTATTAGGAGCCATCGTCGGGTCGACGGACGCTGCCGCGATTTTTTCAGTGCTCAGCGGACAATCCGTCCGGCGAAAAGTCGGATCGACGTTAGAACTCGAATCCGGAACGAACGATCCGATGGCTGTTTTTCTGACCGTTTTCTTCCTTGAATTCGTTACGAATCCAAAGGACGCTTCACTGGTTTCCGGTTTAACGTCTCTTGTCTGGGAAATGATGATTGGATTATTGCTTGGTCTGTTCATCGGCTGGATTGCCTCGACGTTACTCAATCGGATTGACCTCAGTTCATCCAGTTTTTATCCGATTCTGTTGATGTCCTTTGCTTTTCTTTCATTTGGTATTGCCGACACCGTTCATGCCAGTGGGTTCTTAGCTGTTTACGTGACGGCTATTTATATCAGCAATCATGAGTTGGTCTACCGCCAGACGCTCGTCCGTTTCACGATGAGCATGGCACACTTGGCGCAAATCGGAATGTTCATTGTGCTCGGATTACTCGTGTTCCCGAAACAGCTGCTTGATCCGCAGGTGATCCTATCATCGATTGCCCTCGCTTTGATTTTAATCTTTATCGCTCGTCCGGTTTCGGTCTGGCTCAGTCTCCTTCCTTTTAAATATTCTTGGCAGGAAAAAGTGTTTGTCTCTTTTGCCGGTTTAAAAGGAGCCGTTCCGATCATTCTCGCAACCTATCCGCTCGTTGCCGGAATCGACAATGCCGGAATAATCTTCAACATCGTCTTTTTCACTGTTCTTTTATCCACGTTGATCCAAGGGAGTATGTTGACCTTCCTGGCGGACCGGCTTCATTTAAACGAAACAGGTTCATCCACGATTCAAACGGTCATTGAGTTCATGTCGATTGGTAAACCCAATGCTGAAATCATTGAATTGACGATTCCTAACTCTCATCCGTTTGTCGGGAAAGCCATCTCGGACATTGATCTGCCGCAGGAATTTTTAATCACGGCCATCATTCGGGACGATCAAATCGTGACGCCACGGGGCGATACGATTTTTGAAGGCCGGGATCAATTGCTTCTATTAACACCAAAACATCGTATTAAAACGCTTAAACGTTTTTTATTCCCGCAAAAAGAAATGACAAAAAAGAGCTGA
- a CDS encoding NCS2 family permease yields the protein MFKLSAHDTTVKREIQAGFITFITMAYILFVNPTILSEAGIPQDQAFSATIIATLIGTLLMGFYANLPIAVAPGMGLNAYFTYTLVIGEKIPYQTALSVVFVAGIIFLLLSLSPLRTKLIEVIPTTLKLAITGGIGLFIASLGLKMSGILVADPATLITIGSLTSPEALITLVGLLAAAILTVKRVPGGLLYAMILSGLLAFLTGELTFSKTLIALPTLPEGIVVANPLTAVQDVIQYGLFSGVLSFVLVTMFDTTGTMVAVGEQAGLIEEDGSLKNSERALLSDSTAMIAGAMFGTSPTTAYVESASGVAAGGRTGLTSVTVGILFALSAVFGPIVQSISSVPAITAPALLLVGALMLQNIKQIEWENFSEAFTAFMVIIIMPLSGSIATGIAFGFIIYPIMKAVQKQRVHFLIYLFAVLFFIQLFFLH from the coding sequence ATGTTTAAACTTTCAGCACACGATACAACGGTCAAACGTGAAATTCAAGCTGGTTTTATCACGTTCATCACGATGGCTTATATTCTTTTCGTCAACCCAACTATTTTGTCCGAGGCAGGGATTCCACAAGATCAAGCTTTCTCGGCAACGATCATTGCTACGCTGATCGGAACGTTATTAATGGGCTTCTATGCCAACCTACCGATTGCCGTAGCACCAGGAATGGGATTAAACGCTTATTTCACGTATACACTTGTCATCGGTGAAAAAATTCCATACCAAACGGCTTTATCAGTTGTCTTCGTCGCCGGAATCATTTTTCTTTTGTTGTCGCTGTCCCCTTTGCGGACTAAGTTGATTGAAGTCATTCCGACTACACTTAAATTAGCAATCACTGGAGGAATCGGTTTGTTCATCGCTTCCCTCGGTTTGAAGATGTCCGGTATCCTTGTGGCAGATCCGGCTACCTTGATTACAATCGGCTCTTTAACGTCACCGGAAGCTCTAATCACATTAGTTGGCTTACTGGCAGCTGCTATTCTGACGGTTAAGCGCGTTCCGGGCGGACTGTTGTACGCTATGATTTTATCCGGATTGCTCGCTTTCTTGACCGGTGAGTTGACGTTCTCGAAAACTTTGATTGCTTTACCGACTTTACCGGAAGGCATTGTTGTCGCGAATCCGCTCACTGCCGTTCAAGATGTCATTCAATATGGACTTTTCAGTGGTGTTCTTTCGTTTGTGCTCGTCACGATGTTTGATACGACCGGAACGATGGTCGCAGTCGGCGAACAGGCTGGACTGATCGAAGAAGACGGATCACTTAAAAACAGTGAACGTGCCCTGTTATCTGATTCAACGGCGATGATTGCCGGAGCTATGTTTGGAACAAGTCCGACAACGGCCTATGTCGAATCGGCTTCCGGTGTCGCAGCGGGTGGACGAACCGGCTTGACCTCTGTCACGGTCGGAATCTTGTTTGCGCTGTCAGCAGTGTTTGGTCCAATCGTTCAATCGATCTCGAGTGTTCCTGCTATTACAGCACCGGCCTTACTTCTTGTAGGTGCCCTGATGTTACAAAACATCAAACAAATCGAGTGGGAAAATTTCAGCGAAGCCTTTACCGCGTTCATGGTGATCATCATCATGCCGCTATCCGGCAGTATCGCAACAGGTATCGCGTTTGGATTCATCATCTATCCGATCATGAAGGCCGTTCAAAAACAACGTGTTCACTTTTTGATTTATCTGTTTGCCGTTCTATTTTTCATTCAATTGTTTTTCCTTCATTAA
- a CDS encoding ABC transporter substrate-binding protein has translation MRKRKWAALPVMTTAMVVALAACGGGGTLNSDDSKDSGSSKDGKTLNVFQFKAEIAKDMEKMAKAYEKETDVKVVVQTVGGGSDYGAALKSQFASGNEPDVFNNGGFTEAKTWQDKLEDLSDEKWVSDLTDLSKEPMTIDGKLYGMPMNLEGYGFIYNKEIFKKAGITELPKTLTELTEASKKLKADGVTPFSIGYGEWWILGNHLMNIPMAQQDDPDQFIADLNSGKGKFEDNKQFKEFMNLFDLTIEYGNKNPLTTDYNTQVSQFAEGKTAMIQQGNWAQQLITDVNPDIEMGFIPMPINDDKEKMDRLPVGVPNNWVVNKNSKNKEEGKKFLEWMATSDTGKDYMVNKFKFIPAFKSIEAADLGPLADDIIKYSKEDKTISWNWFKYPDGAVNEFGAIMQAYVGKQKTSEEMLQDFTKTWEKMKK, from the coding sequence ATGCGTAAACGTAAATGGGCAGCACTACCAGTTATGACGACCGCAATGGTCGTAGCACTTGCAGCATGTGGTGGCGGTGGAACACTCAATAGTGATGACTCAAAGGACAGTGGCTCTTCTAAGGACGGGAAGACCCTCAACGTATTCCAATTTAAAGCTGAAATCGCAAAAGACATGGAAAAGATGGCGAAGGCCTATGAAAAAGAAACGGACGTAAAAGTCGTTGTTCAAACGGTCGGTGGCGGATCGGATTATGGCGCGGCTTTAAAATCACAGTTTGCTTCAGGGAATGAACCGGATGTCTTTAACAACGGTGGATTTACAGAAGCAAAAACGTGGCAAGACAAATTGGAAGATCTTTCAGATGAAAAATGGGTCAGTGATTTAACAGACCTCTCGAAAGAACCAATGACGATTGACGGGAAACTTTATGGTATGCCGATGAACCTGGAAGGTTATGGTTTTATCTACAATAAAGAAATCTTTAAGAAAGCCGGTATTACAGAGTTACCAAAAACCTTAACAGAATTAACGGAAGCATCTAAAAAACTGAAAGCGGATGGTGTCACGCCATTCTCAATCGGATACGGCGAGTGGTGGATCCTTGGAAACCACTTGATGAATATCCCGATGGCGCAACAGGATGATCCGGATCAGTTCATTGCCGATTTGAACTCTGGAAAAGGAAAGTTCGAAGACAACAAACAATTCAAAGAATTCATGAACTTGTTTGATTTGACGATCGAATACGGAAACAAAAATCCGTTGACGACGGATTATAATACACAAGTTTCTCAGTTTGCTGAAGGGAAAACAGCAATGATTCAACAAGGAAACTGGGCGCAACAATTGATTACAGATGTCAATCCGGATATCGAGATGGGCTTCATTCCGATGCCGATCAATGACGATAAAGAAAAAATGGACCGTCTTCCGGTTGGTGTACCGAACAACTGGGTTGTTAACAAAAATTCGAAAAACAAAGAAGAAGGTAAAAAATTCCTCGAGTGGATGGCGACATCTGACACAGGAAAAGATTACATGGTCAACAAATTTAAATTCATCCCGGCCTTCAAATCAATCGAAGCAGCCGATCTTGGACCACTTGCTGACGATATCATCAAGTACTCTAAAGAAGATAAAACCATCTCGTGGAACTGGTTCAAATACCCGGACGGTGCTGTCAATGAATTTGGTGCCATCATGCAGGCATACGTAGGAAAACAAAAAACATCGGAAGAGATGTTACAGGACTTTACGAAGACATGGGAAAAAATGAAGAAATAA
- a CDS encoding imm11 family protein, whose product MNKVRVWSEQLMGKGWMATCHHQIDRYRFTTGEWFLNASLLAFSIEQDADMLPDVLPNELRIPLVSERMKQILERLTPFSVQCLRVQLKTRTGLINYYLINILAVRRVEHLHKTEIFRTLRKRQVYFMTERIISTSLGPHHILRDERTERIFLSDTLARCFQQLAVTGIHFDEINRMEEII is encoded by the coding sequence GTGAACAAAGTTCGAGTTTGGAGCGAACAGCTGATGGGAAAAGGATGGATGGCGACATGTCACCATCAAATCGATCGTTATCGCTTCACGACAGGAGAGTGGTTTCTTAACGCAAGCTTACTTGCCTTTTCAATCGAACAGGATGCAGATATGCTACCGGACGTGCTTCCGAACGAATTGAGGATTCCATTAGTATCTGAACGGATGAAACAGATATTGGAGCGGCTGACACCGTTTTCCGTCCAATGTCTTCGTGTCCAACTGAAGACGCGAACGGGACTCATCAATTATTATCTCATCAATATTCTAGCGGTAAGACGGGTGGAACATCTACATAAGACGGAGATTTTCCGCACTCTTCGGAAAAGACAAGTCTACTTCATGACGGAGCGAATCATCAGTACATCGCTTGGTCCCCACCACATCTTGCGGGATGAACGTACGGAACGTATTTTCCTCTCGGATACGCTAGCGCGGTGTTTCCAACAACTAGCCGTGACAGGCATACATTTTGACGAGATAAATCGAATGGAGGAAATCATATGA